ATGCTAAGTTTGATCAGCTGGATTGCCTGATACTCGATGAAGCGGATAAGATGCTCGACATGGGTTTTTATGACGACATCATCCGGATCATCGGTTATGTTCCGGACAAGAGGCAAAACCTGTTATTCAGCGCAACAATGCCACCGCGCATGCGGGAACTGGCAAGGCGAATCATGAATAACCCCGTAGAGATTAACATTGCCATGAGTAAGCCCGCCGAAGGAATTTTGCAGGGAGCCTATCTCGTAAGGGACGATCAGAAAACACCGCTGCTGAAAAAACTACTCGACCCTGCTAAGAATACAACGGCCGGAAATAAACCCATCAGCACCCTGATTTTTTCATCTACCAAATCAGGCGTGAAAGCACTTGAAAAAGAACTCCGTCATCTGCATCTCCCGGCAAAAGCAATTCACAGTGATCTGACGCAGGAAGAAAGAGAGAACGTATTACTGAGTTTCAGAACAAAAGCAACGAGCATTTTAGTTGCCACCGATATATTGTCACGCGGTATTGATATTGACAGCATTGGGCTGGTCATCAACTACGATGTTCCCGGCGATGCGGAGGATTACGTGCACAGGGTTGGCCGCACTGCCCGTGCCGAAACAACCGGTGTCGCACTCACCTTCATCAATGAACGCGATCAGCGCAAGTTCGCAGAGATCGAAACACTCATTGAACGTACCATTCCAAAAATCGCACTTCCGCCTGAATTGGGAGAAAGTCCTGCATGGAATCCGACAAAGCACCATCCACGCACGTTCGGAAGCGGAGCTAAGCGAACAGGCAGATGGAAAGACGGCAAGAACAAGCAAAGAAGATGACCTGTCAACAGGTGAATCTTCAGGATATACAAATCAGTATCTGCCGCCTCTTGTGTTTTCATTTTCAATAATCTCTCTGTACATATTTCTATTCGCTGACGCATATAAAATAGGATGACGTCAAATCTCATTCATCCGGGAATCAAATCTGCAGGCCTGCCTGCTGTAAGCGCTACTGAATACTACTGCTGCAATCTACATTCAAAAATATAGTCAATGCTGCAGTGCGGTTTTTTTTCTGATCATCGTCAGATACACCATGGCTCCGTTGTAAAGAAAGAGGTAAACCGGAAACAATGCATACAGCCACTCATGGCCGAAACAAAGCAATAATGAAAATGACCAGGAAATAAATCCAAAATACCAAGCGCTCGTTTTTTGCATCTCCGGTTTTTTATAGGCGCTTAGTATGGTTGGAATGCCGGCAACAAAGTCGGCTAATATGGCAAATACGGTGGTGATTACCGGATCCTCAGACACAACATAAATACAAAGGCAAACCAGTCCAAGCAACAAAAAAACCCCGTCACCTTTACTGACCTGGTAATTATTGATTATGAAGGAAAGAAAAAAAATGGCGAAGCAACCTATGGTCGACAGCAGCAAGCCGGTAAGGCTCCATTGCCAGCCTATACCTGCAATTTGTGAAAGCAGGCTGGTTCCCATCAATAAAGCCCAGCCAAGCCACGACAGCAGGCTCGGACGCATTTTTCCCTGGTAGACATCTCTTAACAGGATGAGTTGCGCTGCAATAATCAATAAACCGGCTACGAAGCTGATGTATTGTTCTGTAACGGAAGAAAATAGCTGTGTCATGGGTAAAGTGCCCGGATGTAATAACAAGCAGCCATCTCAAAATTCCTGGAGCCATCATGTCCCGATTATTCAGGATCAGGATCTTTTCAATTCATAGACATGGCTAAATAAATCCGGCATGACCGCATTGATTGCCTGTTTTGAGACAGCTTCTGTTTCTCTTCAATTGACTTCTCCGGCTCGCAGATGATTTATGCCTGTATTCCTGGTAAAAGGGTGTTCAGTCATAACCTAATGTTCTATCATGACCTTTCTTGTCACGGATGCTGCTGCAGATTGCAGCTTGAGCAAGTAAAGGCCATTTTGCATCTGGCGCACATCAACATTTATTTTGTTTTCACCTTCGGCAAGCTGCAAATTTTTCGATAGTAAAATCCTTCCTGCAGCATCCATAAGCTGCAACAGCATTGTATTTTGTCCGCCTTGCAGTGTAACTGATAACTTATCTGATACCGGCACCGGAAAAATGGTAATGTTATTTATGGATGATTGTACTGTTTGAACGGGTGTGGCAAGGCAAGTGCTGATGGTGAAATGCGAGACATTGGTAGACCAGGATGTAGTTGGATTATAGGAAGCCGTAAACCAGAATGAACCATCTGCCGGATCTGTCACCATGCCGTTGTAATCACCATAACGGTTGGAGTTATTGTGATTGCTGCCTGCAGCGCCTGTTGTCTCAGCTGCCGTCATGAGATTGAGTTCATCGCATGCCGCACGGCCGGTTACCATGGCACCAGGATAAATTGTTTCGCTGGAGATATTATACCCTAAAGCAATCGCTCCATCATCATTGATGCTGATGCTGCTCATCCAGCGGTTCTCGGCATCGGGTGAATACGTTCCTTCCTGGTACACGTACCATACTCCACCATTCTCTTTGCGCAGTTCATACCAGCGCACGCCGGCTGTCTCATCACCATCTGCATTCACACCATGCGTGCAGACGATAGATTCATGCGTAAGAAAATTGCGGTATTGAACTTTGTCCATCACAATATTAGCCAGCGGATCCAGCTTGAGATTGGTGCCGGGCTGCGGGATACAGTTTAAAGAATTAAATCCGCACATCTCGCTGTTGTAATCCGAAGTAGCCAGGTTGAATGGCCCGCTGATCGTAGAGTTCGCAGGTGTCAGCCAGTCAATCTGCACTTCAAATATTTCCAGGTGATCGGAATCTATCGATCCTCCCCATGCATCATCCGCCACTCGTATCATGAGTGCCGGTGAACCTTCCGGTGGTAAATTAGTGCCGGTAAAATTTACCGGTGATGCCGACTCGAAGCCAATAGAAGGAAATCCGGTGAGGGTGAATTTCTGCACGGTTCCGATAGGAAGGCCATCCAATACTGCTGTTCGGTCAACGGCCCAGATAGTTGGGCTGTTTGAGTTCGTGGTGATGAAATAGGAATCTCCCCAAGCAGAGAGCTTCGGATAGTCAGGAAATCCTCCTGAAGTGGTAAAGGAATAAACGTACCATTCTCCTGTTGGATCATTTGTCTGAGATACACAGATCTCCAGTTTGCTGGAGGAACAGGAACCAAGCACAAGCAATACGAAGCGGTCGGCCTGTTCATCATATACCATATTCGGGTCGCCACAATCATTGATGCCGGAGAAATCTTTCACCTTCAGTTCATCTACCAGGATGTTGCCCGCTTTATCCCAAATACGTATGAAGGTGCTGATGTTATTATTGACCATTTGCATTACATGATTGGGGCCGGCCACAATACAGTTATCAGAAGGATCAATATTGGCCGACATGCCTTCCCAATTGGATAACATCGTAAGTTCCGTATCAGATGAATCACGTGTATCTCCCTTTAGCTGTCGTACCGGATCCGCGCCGGATGGTCTTGCATCCGGATTCGTGATCACCGGATGATTTTCAAGAGAAGGGTTGTCATGCAACGCCCGGGGCTCATCAAATGAAATAACTTGTTGAGACGAAGGAATGTCACGCAATGCCGGTGATAACCTGATGAGCTCTATCGGAACAATCTCAGCATTACCAAAGGTGTAAACCTGTGCATTGAGTTGAATGCAGCAAAGCAGGCTGCAAGCCAGCAGTAGATTTTTTTTCATGGGAGGAAATTCGGTGGCTCAAGTTAAGAAAGAAACTGCACCGGCACCGAACAAAAAAGTGCAGCATGCATACAGCTGTTTACCGGTTGCGCATAGCTATGATTTACCGGATCTGATGCAGATGCTGGCAGCGGCATTCTGTCCGTCAATGGCAGCGGATACAATTCCTCCTGCAAAACCTGCTCCTTCGCCGACAGGATACAAGCCTTTCACCTGCGGATGCTCCATCGTTTCCCTGTCTCTCGGAATTCTGACCGGCGATGATGTCCTCGACTCCACACCATGCACCACAGCTTCATTGGTGAAGTAGCCCTTCATCTTCTTTCCGAAAGCAATGAATCCTTCCTGCAAACGGGTGGCTATTGGTGGCGGTAATATCGTGTGCAATGGCGCTGACCGGATGCCCGGCTGATAAGATGAAAGGGGCAATGAAGCAGAAATCCTTCCATTCACGAAATCTGCCATACGTTGCGCCGGTGCTGTTTGCGTGCCGCCTCCGGCTTCACAAGCCATATGTTCCAGGCTTTGCTGATAGGCAAGGCCTGCAAGATTTCCATAGCCGGCATATGGCAACAGGTCTTCCGTTTCAATGCTTACCACTACGCCTGAATTCGCAAATACATTGTTACGCTTTGAGGGCGACCAGCCATTCAGTACTACTTCGCCCATGGCTGTGGCACAGGGTGCAATGATACCACCCGGGCACATGCAAAAAGAATACACACCACGGCCATTTGACTGATGAACAAAGCTGTAAGCTGCAGCGGGCAGCAACGATCTTTTTCGTTGCAACTCTTCCTCCGACTGACAATGATATTGCAGACTGTCAATTAAATGCTGCGGATGTTCTATCCTCACTCCCATGGCGAAAGGCTTCGCGGATATCATTATTTTCTTTCTCTCCAGCAGTTGAAAAATATCACGAGCCGAATGACCGGTCGCAAGGATCAGTTGCCTTGCAGGTAATTCGCTTTCGGCACCTGTCTCCACAGCTTCAGTCAGCACACCGGTTAACTGATTATCGCTGATGACTATATCCTTTAACCGCGTGTTAAAATGAACCTCACCGCCATGATCTAAAATAGTGTTCCTGATCTGTTCAATAATCTGTGGCAACTTGTTGGTACCAATATGCGGATGTGCATCTGCCAGGATATCTTCACTTGCACCATGCTGCACGAGCAAATGCAGTATCTTCTGCACGTCGCCCCGCTTGGTACTGCGTGTGTATAGTTTGCCGTCTGAATACGTTCCCGCACCGCCTTCACCAAAACAATAGTTTGAATCGGGATTTACAAGGTGTTGCCGGTTCAGGATGGCAAGATCCCTGCGGCGGGCGCGTACAGGTTTGCCACGTTCCAGGATGATGGGTTTAATACCGGATTCAAGCAACCGGAGTGCAGCAAACAATCCTGCAGGCCCTGCACCGGCAATGACCACGGCCGGTTTTTGATTTGCTTTTTGAAAACTGGCAACAGGTGCGGGATACGCCGGCACATCCTTCCCAAATGCTGCCTGTATATGAAGATTAATCTTCACCTGCCGGTGACGTGCATCAATGGAACGGCGAATAATGCGATAACGGATTAAAGCAGGTGTATCAGCATGCAGCTTTTCCGCAATAATTTTCTTCAGCAGGTTTTCATCCGCAGCTTCCTCCGGTAGCACGACAAGGTGCAAATCCTGATAGATCATGGAAAGTAGCTTTCTTTCAAAAGATCAGTGATGTGAATATATGGACAGGCAAATGAAAGGAAAATCAATCACCTCATTGTACTTCAAAACAACATTTGTTTAACATGTCAAATGACCGTATTGATTTATCACAGCTGGCATGCAAAGATGAACCCGGCATGATTCGCTAAAGCTGATCCAACCTGATCATCTGCTGCCGCTGCGGATCCCACAACTTGAGCCGGAAGCAGGCAATAATATCTGAAGGATTGAGCGACGTTTTTTTGGCAACCTGCAATTCAGGTATGGCGGCCATTACTTCTGGCAACCGGTAGAAAGGAATGCGGGAATTGATATGATGAATATGGTGATAGCCAATGTTGGCTGTCACCCACTTCCAGAAAAAATTCATCTCCATGTGGCTGGATGATTCCAGGGCAGCATGATCGTAGCTCCATTCGATATCTTCCTTAAATGTGACGCCCGGAAAATTGTGCTGCGCATAAAAAAGATAGGCTCCCATGGCACAGGCAATGGAGAAAGGAATGCAAACTGATAACAGCCAGACATTCCATCCAAAAAATATGATGATCAGTACGCTGATGGCCAGGTGAAGGATGACTGCAATCATCGAATCCCAGTGTTTGCCGGGACTGCTGAGAAATGATTGTATGGTCATGCCATATAAAAAAACCGACAGGTATCCGAACAAGATGGTCAGCGGATGGCGGATAGCGAGATAACCAATCTGCTGCGCACGGCTGCACTTCAGAAATTTTTCACGGGTGAAAATGGGAAATGATCCGATACTTGCTGTGTAAAGCCTGGAATTGTGCGCATGATGATAATCATGGGTGCGTTTCCAGATGCTGGTAGGAACGAGTATCAGAATTCCGAATGCGGTGAAGAAGGCATCAGCAAGCCACGATTTTGTTAAAATCGAATGATGCTGATGATCATGATAAATGACGAACAAACGAACCAGTACCAATCCCGCCATAATACTGCAGGCTATTCTTCCTGCCAAAAAGGGAACCCAAACCGTTCCTGCAAATAGTGCAACCAGGATAGCAAGCGTTGATACGGTGTAATACCAACTCAGCCAACGCACTTCTTTTGCGTAGGGTTTGGTGGCTAAAATAAGTTCTTTGCCTTGTCGCATCTATCAGAAAGATTACACAAAAGTAACGAAAGAACAGCGAAGCGGCTAAGAGGTTTTACTTTTTCAGATGAAACGGCAAACGCATATGCATCGATACCATGTTCCCATGATGTATTATTGGCGTTCAGGCTTCTTATGCTTCCATCGGCGGTGACTCCACAGCCATATCTCCGGCTGCTGCCTGATCTCCTGCTCGAGCTTTTTTGTATGCGCTTCAGAAATCTCTCCATCTGTTGTTAAAGCAGGAGTTTCAAACAAAGTCTCCGCAAATATCCGGTAGTAACCACGTCTTATCCGTTTAACACTGGCAAACACCACTGGATAATTCAGCTTCCTGGCAATCGTTTCAGTGCCCGTAAATACGGGTGTATCCTGGTTGAGAAAACGGGTCCAGTATGCCTTCTCAGGCGAGGGCGTCTGATCCGCAATAAACGCAGTGCTGCTTATCTCTTTACGGTTCAGTGCCATGGTTCTGAACGTATCTTTCATGGGAATCAGCCTGGTACCAAAACGCTTGCGCATATTAATGATCAGCTTATTATAATATGGATTCGCCAGCGGATGGTAGATAACATAAAGTTGCTGACTGCATTGCAGGCTGAAGGTATTACCGGCCCATTCCCAGTTGCCGAAATGACCCATTACGATGATGATACTCTGCTTCGATGCGTAATAGCGATTGAAAAGTTTCAGCGACTCTTCATCAAAGGAGCAGTGCTTCAAAGCGAAAGACTGCGACATGGTGAGTGTCTTGAAGGTCTCCAGGAAAAGGTCGCAGAGATAATGGTAAAACCTGCGCATGACTATCCTGCGCTCGGCTTCCGTTTTTTCAGGAAATGACCGTTGCAGGTTTTCACTCACTACTTTCTTACGGTAACCTGCCACATCATAAATCAGAAAACAAACCACATCGGAAAACCCATATAACAACCAGGACGGCAACACCGAAAAGAGGTACAGAAAGGGCAATGCGAGGTAAAATCCGACGGCTTGCATAGGGTGGCAAAGATATTACGAAGCAGCCATTATTCCGAAATGCAATAACCTGTCTAAACCCGACTTATACTTTATGAAGGAGACGGCCTGGTGCTGTCATACAATTCCATAAAACGCACTCGAACTTTTCAAACGTAAACGCATATCAAAATTTATCCGGAAATTTTTCATGCAGAAAAACTATTAAGCTATACCGGTTGCTTCGCTTCGGATTTTTAACGCTTCACCGGTTATCTGTCTTTCATTTCCTCCTGCCGCTACATCCGCTCAAGTTATCCACACACCCCTCTTTTCACAGTAGAACTACGCTATTTTCGCAGTTTATTCAAAAAAATAAAGCAAGTGCGTTTAGTAAATCTCGAGATAAAAGGATTTAAAAGTTTTGCCGATAAAACGGTTATCAACTTCAATGATAATGTGACCGGTGTGGTGGGTCCTAATGGCTGTGGAAAATCAAACGTGGTAGATGCCATCCGGTGGGTGCTGGGCGAACAGAAAACATCCATGCTGCGGTCGGAGAAGATGGAGAATATCATTTTTAACGGTACCAAAAACCGCAAGGCTTCGTCCCTTGCAGAAGTATCGCTCACCTTTGAGAATAACCGTAACCTGCTGCCGACGGAATTTCATACGGTTACCATCAGCCGGCACTATTACCGAAATGGCGACAGCGAATACAAACTGAACGGCATCACCTGCCGGCTGAAGGATATCACTTCCCTTTTCCTGGATACCGGCATCAGCAGCGATTCCTACGCTATCATTGAACTGGGAATGGTAGATGAAATCCTGAATGATAAGGACCATTCGCGCAGGAAGTTATTCGAACAGGCCGCAGGTATCTCCAAATACAAGGCACGTAAAAAGGAAACGCTTAACAAGCTGGAAGCCACTCAACTCGACCTTAACCGTGTTGACGATTTGCTTTTTGAGATTGAAACAAATCTGAAAGCGCTGGAAAGCCAGGCCCGCAAGACGGAACGGTTTTATAAGCTGAAGGAAGAATACCGTAACCTCAGCATTGAACTGGCGCTGTTTACGCTGGAAGGATTTAAGTCATCGTTTGAAACGCTGAAGCTGCAACAGCAGCAGGAGGAAGATAAAAAGCTAAAACTGGAAACGGACCTGGTGATGCATGAGGCCACGCTGGCACAGGAAAAAACTGAAAACATCAACAAAGAAAAACAGATGCTTTCCGTGCAACGCGAGCTGAATACGTTTGTGACAGCCATTAAGCAAAAGGAAAACGAAAAAAATATTCTTTCTGAAAACCTAAGGTTTCAGCGTGACAAAAAAGTGACCCTTGCGGCCCAAAGTGAAAAGGCCGCCGATGACCTGCGGCTGATTGGCGCCGGGATGGACGAATTCAGGCAACAGAAAACAAAAGAGCACGATGCTCTCAACCTCTTTACCTCCGAGCTGGAAGTGGCGAAGCAGGTGCTCGAAAATATCCGCGCTGATCATAGCGGAATAAAAATGCGGCTGGAAGAACAGACCAGCGTGATGCGTGAACTGGACCGCGAGTTGGCGGAGACGGAAAAGAACATTACCATCCGTGATGTGCAGCATCAGAATTTATTGCAGGAAAAAGAACGTGGAGAAGCGGAGTTCAATCAGCGCCGCGATGAATACGGTGCGTTGCAGCAGCAGTTGCAGTCGTTGCGGGAAGAAGAGCAGCTCAACAAGCAAATCGTATTGGAGCTTACCGAAGCCGGCGATACGCTGCAGACACAGATCAATGCCGTGGAAGATGAGCTGGAAAACACGCGGGAAGAGTTGCGCAGCAGTCATCGTAATCTTGATGCAAGGCAAAATGAATTTAACCTCACCAAGAGCTTCATCGACAACATGGAAGGATTTCCGGAGTCGATCAAATTTCTGAAGCAACACCCTGAATGGGCCACGCATGCACCCTTGCTCTCCGATGTCATCTCCTGCCCGGCCGAATTCAGGGTGGCCATTGAAAACTACCTGGATCAGTATCTTAATTTCTATGTAGTGGCCGATATGAATGATGCCATGAATGCAGTAAACCTGCTGAGTGCCGCTTCAAAAGGTCGTGCCAATTTCTTCGTATTGAATGATTTTGAAGAGGCACCGGTAAAGTCCGTCGCCACGCCTGCCAATGCCATTGCCGCAATGGACATCGTGGAAGGAGATCCCAAATACCGCAAGCTTGTCTCATTCCTCCTCTCCGGCACTTTTATTTTAAAAGATGATGAACCGGTTGACATGAACCGGTTCGATAAGCAGGCGG
The DNA window shown above is from Chitinophagales bacterium and carries:
- a CDS encoding DEAD/DEAH box helicase, whose product is MGFRKPTPIQEKVIPLILSGKDVIATAQTGTGKTAAYLLPALHNISHNKIPHTSVLIVAPTRELALQIDQSFQGLAYFTHASSIAVYGGSDGDVFEREKKAMKGGASAVIATPGRLLSHLNMGNAKFDQLDCLILDEADKMLDMGFYDDIIRIIGYVPDKRQNLLFSATMPPRMRELARRIMNNPVEINIAMSKPAEGILQGAYLVRDDQKTPLLKKLLDPAKNTTAGNKPISTLIFSSTKSGVKALEKELRHLHLPAKAIHSDLTQEERENVLLSFRTKATSILVATDILSRGIDIDSIGLVINYDVPGDAEDYVHRVGRTARAETTGVALTFINERDQRKFAEIETLIERTIPKIALPPELGESPAWNPTKHHPRTFGSGAKRTGRWKDGKNKQRR
- a CDS encoding T9SS type A sorting domain-containing protein codes for the protein MKKNLLLACSLLCCIQLNAQVYTFGNAEIVPIELIRLSPALRDIPSSQQVISFDEPRALHDNPSLENHPVITNPDARPSGADPVRQLKGDTRDSSDTELTMLSNWEGMSANIDPSDNCIVAGPNHVMQMVNNNISTFIRIWDKAGNILVDELKVKDFSGINDCGDPNMVYDEQADRFVLLVLGSCSSSKLEICVSQTNDPTGEWYVYSFTTSGGFPDYPKLSAWGDSYFITTNSNSPTIWAVDRTAVLDGLPIGTVQKFTLTGFPSIGFESASPVNFTGTNLPPEGSPALMIRVADDAWGGSIDSDHLEIFEVQIDWLTPANSTISGPFNLATSDYNSEMCGFNSLNCIPQPGTNLKLDPLANIVMDKVQYRNFLTHESIVCTHGVNADGDETAGVRWYELRKENGGVWYVYQEGTYSPDAENRWMSSISINDDGAIALGYNISSETIYPGAMVTGRAACDELNLMTAAETTGAAGSNHNNSNRYGDYNGMVTDPADGSFWFTASYNPTTSWSTNVSHFTISTCLATPVQTVQSSINNITIFPVPVSDKLSVTLQGGQNTMLLQLMDAAGRILLSKNLQLAEGENKINVDVRQMQNGLYLLKLQSAAASVTRKVMIEH
- a CDS encoding FAD-binding protein; amino-acid sequence: MYQDLHLVVLPEEAADENLLKKIIAEKLHADTPALIRYRIIRRSIDARHRQVKINLHIQAAFGKDVPAYPAPVASFQKANQKPAVVIAGAGPAGLFAALRLLESGIKPIILERGKPVRARRRDLAILNRQHLVNPDSNYCFGEGGAGTYSDGKLYTRSTKRGDVQKILHLLVQHGASEDILADAHPHIGTNKLPQIIEQIRNTILDHGGEVHFNTRLKDIVISDNQLTGVLTEAVETGAESELPARQLILATGHSARDIFQLLERKKIMISAKPFAMGVRIEHPQHLIDSLQYHCQSEEELQRKRSLLPAAAYSFVHQSNGRGVYSFCMCPGGIIAPCATAMGEVVLNGWSPSKRNNVFANSGVVVSIETEDLLPYAGYGNLAGLAYQQSLEHMACEAGGGTQTAPAQRMADFVNGRISASLPLSSYQPGIRSAPLHTILPPPIATRLQEGFIAFGKKMKGYFTNEAVVHGVESRTSSPVRIPRDRETMEHPQVKGLYPVGEGAGFAGGIVSAAIDGQNAAASICIRSGKS
- a CDS encoding fatty acid desaturase, which gives rise to MRQGKELILATKPYAKEVRWLSWYYTVSTLAILVALFAGTVWVPFLAGRIACSIMAGLVLVRLFVIYHDHQHHSILTKSWLADAFFTAFGILILVPTSIWKRTHDYHHAHNSRLYTASIGSFPIFTREKFLKCSRAQQIGYLAIRHPLTILFGYLSVFLYGMTIQSFLSSPGKHWDSMIAVILHLAISVLIIIFFGWNVWLLSVCIPFSIACAMGAYLFYAQHNFPGVTFKEDIEWSYDHAALESSSHMEMNFFWKWVTANIGYHHIHHINSRIPFYRLPEVMAAIPELQVAKKTSLNPSDIIACFRLKLWDPQRQQMIRLDQL
- a CDS encoding lysophospholipid acyltransferase family protein, coding for MQAVGFYLALPFLYLFSVLPSWLLYGFSDVVCFLIYDVAGYRKKVVSENLQRSFPEKTEAERRIVMRRFYHYLCDLFLETFKTLTMSQSFALKHCSFDEESLKLFNRYYASKQSIIIVMGHFGNWEWAGNTFSLQCSQQLYVIYHPLANPYYNKLIINMRKRFGTRLIPMKDTFRTMALNRKEISSTAFIADQTPSPEKAYWTRFLNQDTPVFTGTETIARKLNYPVVFASVKRIRRGYYRIFAETLFETPALTTDGEISEAHTKKLEQEIRQQPEIWLWSHRRWKHKKPERQ
- the smc gene encoding chromosome segregation protein SMC, which gives rise to MRLVNLEIKGFKSFADKTVINFNDNVTGVVGPNGCGKSNVVDAIRWVLGEQKTSMLRSEKMENIIFNGTKNRKASSLAEVSLTFENNRNLLPTEFHTVTISRHYYRNGDSEYKLNGITCRLKDITSLFLDTGISSDSYAIIELGMVDEILNDKDHSRRKLFEQAAGISKYKARKKETLNKLEATQLDLNRVDDLLFEIETNLKALESQARKTERFYKLKEEYRNLSIELALFTLEGFKSSFETLKLQQQQEEDKKLKLETDLVMHEATLAQEKTENINKEKQMLSVQRELNTFVTAIKQKENEKNILSENLRFQRDKKVTLAAQSEKAADDLRLIGAGMDEFRQQKTKEHDALNLFTSELEVAKQVLENIRADHSGIKMRLEEQTSVMRELDRELAETEKNITIRDVQHQNLLQEKERGEAEFNQRRDEYGALQQQLQSLREEEQLNKQIVLELTEAGDTLQTQINAVEDELENTREELRSSHRNLDARQNEFNLTKSFIDNMEGFPESIKFLKQHPEWATHAPLLSDVISCPAEFRVAIENYLDQYLNFYVVADMNDAMNAVNLLSAASKGRANFFVLNDFEEAPVKSVATPANAIAAMDIVEGDPKYRKLVSFLLSGTFILKDDEPVDMNRFDKQAAVIARNGKFVRTPLGLSGGQVGSFAGKRLGRIKNLAALEAEIVQSKEHAERLQARMQQLQADLISLKNSSKDAELDDAREQHNLVKNQLASIFTKIENMESFFVAHGSRMESMQAKMEQLASENAYHAEQLKIHTDKKNGLQQSLDEMTASFSDSELKLNEASQAYNTRHIQYVQQQNKVASIDRELEYKNQQAAITQQLIESNQAELNSTITSITEIEQKLAVAEAVIIHEYAEKEKMEQQAVAVEQVYYESRGKINELDEYLKTITKNKEYVDVLLGQIRDKTNDLKLELNSLKDRLAIEFKVEIESLMDRNANAELNREELQQKSEKLKSRIETYGEINPMAMEAYNEMKERHDFIVAQKNDLMNAKASLLQTIDEIETTAKEQFLNAFNSIKDNFVKVFKGLFTEDDECDLFLENPDNVLESKIQITAKPKGKRPQIIDQLSGGEKTLTAISLLFALYLYKPAPFCILDEVDAPLDDANIEKFNRIVREFSQNSQFVLVTHNKNTMASVDVIYGITMQEEGISRVVPVDFRSLN